From the genome of Nicotiana tabacum cultivar K326 chromosome 2, ASM71507v2, whole genome shotgun sequence:
GTTCGTATTGTTGAACTATTcctcttttagttttttttttaacatCTGTTGAGAAATAATTACATGTGTGTGGATTGTTGTTATGTGAATTGAAGTTTGTTCAAGATTTTATGAGATAGTTTGAGAATGGTGATTTATTGTGATGATTAGATAGGAAAGATTATAACTTTTTCCggtaaaattgaaaattttgtatGTTGAGTCTGGAAACATTTGTTACTGTAGAAATGAGAAGGAAAAGGTGCTATTGGCAGTTTGGCTGCCCTCAAATTTGATTTAACAAGAAGCTAAAGGATGAAAGTGGTGGTTTTAATGTAAAGTCTTACAAATCCCAAGGCTTTGGCCTAGCGGAAAGAGCGCAATGCTTGATGTGTGGGTTAGACGCACGTCATTGGTTCAAACTATGTTGCAGACAAAAAGCAttatatttaagtggagaagggtagaggggcggaCCCCTTATCCACTTAGTTTCGAATCATGCTCCATTGGTCTCGAGGATTTCTcggttaaaaaaagaaagaaagtaaagCATATGAATTCCACTTTGACAAACTAACATTGTAATTGTAGAAAGCATGATTAAGCATTTGGTGTGATGTGATGGAAATTTTATACAAGAAGCCGAACAAGTATAGAGACCAGCCATAGAGGTACCCGATACATAtactggtgggaggtagcaggtaatCGGTGGATTTAGTTGAGGCGTGCGCAAGCTTGGCACGGATACCACTGTtattgaaataaataaaaaatagcaACCAGCCATAGAGGTCGCCAGTAGATATCAGTCCTAAACAGAAAGAGCTACTTGAAACCATGAACGTTGCTATATTAATTGTCAGAGAACCACCTGAGCTTTTCTGCTGAAATTTTATGTTAAGTATGACCTTTTGCTTTGTTTTATGAGTTATTGTCACCTAGATGTCATGATAACATTGGCAATTTAGTTTCACTTGCAAAATAGGGAAAAAGAGTTAGCGTCTCGACTGGGATGGAGGcgtggagttcttttgtatatgAATTGGGCTAGCCATGCGGACTCTAATAGTCATCTGAAGAAAGATTATATGGAAAAGACTACGGACTTCTAAGCCAAAAAGGATGTTCCTTTTCCCTCAGAATGAGATACACCATTGACTAATTGAGTTTTTATCTTTAGAAGCATTTTAGTGTTACCTCtctaaggtaggggtaaggtctgcgcatacattatcctccccagaccccacttgtggaattctactggttatgttgttgttgttgtaagcatttTAGTGTTGCATCTTCTCACTGATGTTTTAAAAGGTGTAATTGGAGTGTGGCCCAAATGAATCTTTGCTTTTGTCTCCAATTTCTGCTGGACGGCCACCAGCAGTGTGAAACTTATCTAATGATtgaatagtcttttatctttctttttctgGGTGAGGCAGCAGAGAGGATGTTGGATTAGGAGAGCATTCAAAGCTAAACTTTTGCTCATCAATGCCTCTTTTGCAGTCAAAAGAAAAGTTTTTCCATTTAATGTGCAATGACTACAATTTCATGGGATTCATAAACTGTGTTCTGGTTAAAATTTTGAAAGGTAGAAGACAATCAGGATCTTTTAGCTTCTTGCTGTGGTAGTAAACTTCTGCAACTTTTTGTATCTCACTAAAAACTGTCATCCTTTCTGATGGGGAGCCTTGGTGtaattggtaaagttgctgccatgtgaacaggaggtcacgggttcgagctgtggaaACAGCCTCCggtagaaatgcagggtaaggctgcatacaatagacctttgtggtccggccattccccggaccccgcgcataacgGGACCTTAGTGCCGGGCTGCCCTTTCCCTCGTTATCTTGGGATATATATCTTCCTTGTTCTTTTTGCTTTTCCCCTGTTTGTATTACTTACTTGTTTCAAGGATAATCAACTTGTCTCCTTATATTCGTTTCCAAATTTACCAGAAACAAAATAAGGATAGTTACATCCGGTGCCATCCCGCCTCTTGTGGAGCTCCTCAAATTCCAAAATGGCAATTTGAAAGAACTAGCAACTGCTGCTATTTTGACACTATCAGCTGCTGCAACCAACAAACCAACAATAGCTGCATCTGGAGTTGGACCTCTTCTTGTGCAGATCCTGAGTTCAGGAACTGTTCAGGGAAGGGTTGACGCCGTCACAGCCCTCCACAATCTCTCCACAAGCAAGGAAGATCCCAAGTTGGTTCTTGATGCAAGAGCAGTTTTTCCGCTAATGAATCTCCTCAAAGATTGCAGGAAATATTCCAAATTTGCCGAGAAAACCACAGCTCTATTGGAAATCCTTTCTAATTCTGAGGAGGGAAGAGATGCAATCACAAATGCACATAATGGAATACTGACTCTAGTGGAGACTGTTGAAGATGGCTCACTCGTCAGCACGGAACACGCTGTTGGGGCTTTGCTCTCGTTGTGTCAAAGCAGCCGAGACAAATACAGGGAGCTGATCCTCAAAGAAGGCTCTATTCCAGGCCTTTTACGGCTTACGGCAGAGGGTACACCTCAAGCTCAAGAAAGAGCGAGAACACTTTTGGACTTGCTTCGAGACTCTCCTCCTGAAAATAAATTTTCATCCTCCATGTTGGAGCGAATAGTGTATGACTTTGCAGCACAAGTTGATGGAAATGATAAAGCCGCTGAAACAGCCAAGAGATTGTTACAAGACATGGTTCATAGAAGTATGGAGCTGAGCATGAGTCGTTTACAGTTAAGGGCTTCATCTTGTACCCCTTCAAAGGTGCAGTCTgtatgacaacaacaacaacaacaaacccagtgtaatcccacagatggggtctggggagggtagtgtgtatgcagaccttacccctaccttgtgaaggtagagaggatGTTTCCGATAAACCCTCAAAGGTGCAGTCTGTATGAATACTTAGATTGTTTCAAGCTTATCATAAACCTGTATAGAGATTAGGAAAAGCAGTTATGTAAATGGACTATATTTAGCTATTCTTCCTCTGCCTGTTTTTATGTGCAAAGATGTGGAGTTGCATAGACCCTGTTTTTATGTGCAAAGATGTGGAGTTGCATAGACCATATGACTAGCTAGTAGATGGTACATGCTGGTGGTAACACTCATTTTATTAACCTTTTTGAGCATTGTACATCTCTAACTTAATCACTCATTGTAAAGTTTGTAACTAGTTGTACattactgtttttttttttttaacttcgcCACTGATGTTTGGGTTAGGGTAGGCTGCCAACATTACACCCTCTTAGTGCGATCTTTTCTCGGATCCTACATGAACGCGAATTGCTTCAAGCACCgaattgtttttttattttttaatggcatGAGAAAAAGTACTTTTcgataaataatttttaaagataaataattgtctgaaaatattttaaagacaaataggaataaacaaaaatgaaaagaagccAAGCAAAAGaatacatatatatagtcgacatATGCAAAAGACACACTTCTGTGAGAAAGTACAAGAAGATTACACTAAAATGTTTCTTCCCTTCTCAAGAACAATTTATAACCAATCATCACGTGAAGAGCTTTGTGTACTTTGGTGCCGTCctttattattataataaagTTTCTATATTATAACGATTATTTTCGTTTCTGTTGCTAAAGTTGCACATGCCTACAAACCAATATAATAATTTGAACCCAAAAAAAACAATATAATTACAAAGAGTAAAAAGAGAACCAAACGGTCCCCAAGAGCAATATTTACAAAACTATATGAAGGCAGATGATAAATTTGTTAATAGGAAAAGGCTCGGGGGTCACACTACAAATTTCGAAACACGCATTACGCTAATTTGTGCCATGATTTAGGGCCCTCATTTATTCGCTAATCAAATCTCGACCATCGATGTTTTTGTCGgagcaaatgacaaaaatagtcaCTTAAATATCTTTTGAGCAGTTTTAATCCTTTAAATTTATCAAACATAAGAAATTTTGGTATTCATCAAATATTGaagggaaaagggccaaatatacccctctactttcatatattgtctctatttaacctccgttatactatcgggccaaatttacccctacaatcaacaaacttttaaaaataccccttgatctgttaatgtcacgacccaaaatcccaacctgtcgtgatgacgcctatctcggtactaggcaagccgataatctcgataaattacaatttctcttaagtttgaaaatacaataatttaatatAATACAAAATTCTACAAATACTgacacgaacactccccaaaaccttgtgtcactgagtacatgagcatctaatatgaatacaagtttgaaaaatacggtctataatagtctgagaccaaatacagtaaataaggagatagagaaggagagacaaggtctgcggaacacggcaactacctcaaaatctcctgaaaatcaactgcgaGAGATGATCAACATCCGTTATGTtcgggaatacctggatctgcacacgaagtgcagggtgtagtatgagtacaaccaactcagcaagtaacaataataactaaggaactgaaaataatgacgagctacacagttatagttcactttcagtaattccagcaaagaataaacatgctttcaaatctggcagtttaagtcaaatcaattttatacagttcaagtttatgtaatccggatataaaatcttttagagatttcacaacaatgacacaTAGCAACCAAGTGTAACAACAAATGCaaaacaagtacaacctctcaggcaacagtcactcaactcatcacaacaactcaaccactcggctctcagccctcagcactcacactcaatgggtacccgcgctcactgggggtgtacagactccggaggggctcctacagcctaagctccataatctgcacggacaactaacgtactgcacggataattcacgtgctataatatcctgcacggataactcacgtgctataatatccttacctcactgaCAGACCCTCGGCCTTTCTCagttctcaacctctctagtctctcgggctctcagaattCACTAAGAtcggcccaaacaaagataacataatgcatcaacaaatatcaagaaagactgaggtatgatacgcaagtaaattcatgactgagcacaagattagtaattagcaaataattcaacaagtatgtgatctctgtgggtcccaacagtactatcacatagcctaagtatgatttctaacatgatttacagtcaaatttcttcaacacatagagagcatatagctaacaacaagttattcaactttatagttttatgggacggaccaagtcacaatcccctcgatgcacgcccacacgcccgtcacctaccatgtgcgtcacctccaaaataatcacatgacacaaaattcggggtttcataccctcaggaccagatttataacttttacttacctcaagccgtgaaatccaaattttagctcaaaaatcgcccgtggggcccacatctcagaacccgacaaaagttacaaaatctgaaaagcccattcaaccacgagtctacccataccaattttaccaaaatccgacctcaactcaaccctcaaatctacaaatcttatttccaaatttctaagttccaatctccgatttacacctcaaaatcatgtaatctagtcggattattcgatgacaattcaatattatggaatagaaatgatcacaagggacttgcCTCAAGTTTTTCtcgaaaatctatcaaaaatcgcctctcctcgagctccaatttgtcaaaaatggcgaatgggacgaagtccatATTTTATAATTCGCCCAGACagcctcggttctgcctcgatcttggccttcgatcgaggtcctcgatcctggccctcgaccctggccttcgatcatgtcttcgaccctgGTCTTCGACCCTGCCTTAGATCGTGgtcctcgaccctgggctcgattgtggcttcgatcatgatcctcgaccctgccttcgatcatggccctcgatcccgGCTTGATCGTGGCTTGATTCTGGGCTTGATTTTTGGGCTCGATTCCGGGCTCAattctggcagaagaaatttccagcAAAAGGAAATTGCAGCAACTGTTGTAGTTCAAtgttttgatccgttaaccatccgaaactcacccgaggccctcgggacctcaaccaaatatactaacaagtcctaaaatatcatacgaacttagtcgaatcctcaaatcacctcaaacaatgctaaaaccatgaattacaccccaattcaagcttattgaactttgaaatttctaatttctacaaatgactccggaacctgtcaaatcacgtccgattgacctcaaattttgcacacaagtcataaattacataacagaggtattcaaattttcataatcagattccgaccccgatattaaaaagtcaaccccccggtcaaacttcccaaaaattcaactttcggtatttcaagtctaattccactacggacctccaaattattttccggacacgctcctaagtccaaaatcaccatacggagctattggaattatcaaaattcaaatccaaggtcgtttacacataggtccatatccggttcacttttctaacttaaatttttaattatgagactaagtgtctcatttcactccgaattccttccggacccgaaccaactatcccggCAAGTCAATAAACAACTGTAAggcataatttgagcagtaaatgggggaacgaggttataatattcaaaacaaccgtccgagtcattacattctccccctcttaaacaaacgttcgtcctcgaacgggtttagaatagtacttggagtctcaaataagtgtggatatttgctccacatttcctgctcaatctcccaagtagcttctccggctGGTTGGCCTTTCCACTGCACCCTCACTGATgctatgctctttgacctcaactttcgaacctgtcggtctaaaatagccaccggctccacattataagtcaaattacTGCCCAGAtatactgtactgaaatccagaatatgagacggatccccgacatactttcagagcatggatatgtggaacactggatgaacacctgatagactaggtggtaaagcaagttcataagccacctccccaattttcttaagtatctcaaaaggcccaatataccgagggctcaacttgcccttcttcccgaacctcaccacacccttcatgggtgaaatcttgagcagaaccttctccccaatcatgtgaacaacatcacgaaccttcctgtcggcataactcttctgtctagactgtgccgtgtgaagccgttcctgaattactttgaccttctctaaagcatcctgaaccaagtcagtacctaatagtataacctcacccggctcaaaccaacccaccggagactgacaccgtctcccatataaagctttatacggagccatctgaatactcgactggtagctattattgtaggcaaactccgcgagtggcagaaattgatcccaagaacccccaaaatcaatgacacaagcatgtagcatatcctcaaatatctgaatagtgtgctcggactgtccgtccgtctgagggtgacatgctgtactcaactgaacctgtgtgcccaattctcactgcactgctctccaaaactgtgatgtaaattgcgtgccccgatctgaaatgatggacactgtcacaccgtgtaggcgaacaatctcgcgaatataaatcctagccaacctctccgaagaataattagtaccaactggaataaaatgcgcagatttggtcaaccgatctactatcacccaaacaacatcaaactttctcaaagtacgtggaagtccaactacgaaatccatggtaatacgctcccatttccactccggaatttcaagtctctgaagcaatcctcccggcctctgatgttcatactttacctgttgacaatttagacaccgagctacaaacccaactatatctttcttcattcgcctcaaccaatagtgctgcctcaaatcctgatacatcttcgcggcacctggatgaatggagtaccgtgaaatGTGAGCTTCctgtagaatcaactcacgcaaatcatctacattaggcacacatagcctgccctgtatccgtaatacaccgtcatctccaatagtgattTCCTTTGCATCACcttgctgaactgtgtccttaaggacaagcagatgtggatcatcatactggcgctctctgatgcgatcatataaagaagactgagaaactaCACAGGctaaaactcgattcggctcggaaacatccaatctaacaaactgattagccaaggcctgaacacccaaggctaaaggcctctctgctaccagtaagtatgctaagctgcccaaactctccgccttacgactcaaggcatcggccactacattggcctttccgggatgatagagaatggtgatatcataatccttaagcaactccaaccaccttcgctgccgcaagttaagatccttctgtttaaacaaatgttgtagactccgatgatcggtatatacctcacactggacaccgtacaagtaatgccgccaaattttcaaggcatgaacaatagctgctaactcaagatcgtggactggataattcttctcatgtacctttaactatctggacgcataggtaatcaccctaccatcttgcatcagcactgcaccgagaccaatacgcaatgcgtcacaatacacagtataagactctgaacctgtagtcAACACCAATATTGAAGcggtagtcaaagctgtcttgagcttctgaaagctctcttcacattcatccgaccacctgaacggagcacctttctgggtcaatttagtcataggcaatgcaatagacgagaaaccctccacgaagcgatgataataactggccaagccgagaaaactccgaatctcagtaactgaagatggtctgggccaattctgaactgcctctattttcttcgccaccttaattccttcaatggacactatatgtcctaagaatgccaccgaactaagctagaactcacacttagagaatttggcataaagtttctcctccctcagcctctgtaatacaatacccaagtgttgtgcatgctcctcctggctacatgagtacaccagaatatcatcaataaataccactacaaataagtcaagatatggctggaatacactattcatcaaatgcataaatgctgctggggcattggttagcccaaaagacatcataagaaattcatagtggccataacgagttctgaataccgtcttcagaatatccgaatcccgaattttcaactggtgatacccagatctcaaatcaattttggagaacaccctcgctccctgaagctggtcaaataaatcatcaatacgcggcaatggatatttattcttgattgtaactttgttcaactgcctataatcaatgcacatccgcatagtaccatctttctttttcacaaacagaactggtgcaccccaaggtgacacactaggcctaataaaccccttttcaaggagttcctgaagtttctctttcaattcttttaactcagctagtgccatatgatacggaggaatagaaataggctgagtgccctgcaccaagtcaataccgaaatcaatatccctgtcgggtggcatacctggcaggtctgcaggaaatacatccagaaagtctcgcacgaccggtaccgaatcaataataggagtatctgcatcaacatctctcacaaaggacaaatatgacagacatccctttccaaccatacgttggtcCTTCAAATAAggaattaccctgctaggaacaaaatctagagaacctctcaattcaacctttggcaaccccggcatcgtcaacgtcactatttttgcgtgacagtccagaatagcatgacatggagacaaccaatccatacccaggattacatcgaaatcaaccataccgagtaataagagattaactctagtctccagttctccaatagttaccacacacgaccgatacacatgacCTACAGTAATAATATGgcccactggtgtagatacacaaacaggtgaaactaaggacttacatggcatatccagataatgagcaaaatatgatgatacatatgaataagtggaaccaaggtcaaataatatagaagcctccctgtggcacactaaaacaatacttgtgatcactgcgtctgaggcaacaacatctggcctagtaggaaaagcatagaatcgagcctgccaaccacctgatcggcctccccctcttgggcgacccctagctgcctgacccccaccccgagctaaacgggtggtgtaactgctggtgctggtgccgttggtcgagaactctactgtggagccccactcaacaacctaggacaatctctcttgaaatgacccaattctcctcactcgaaacaacccctcctctaacGGAACTattgctcctgataacccgaagaaTTACCTGTATAAGCCTGAGCAGACAAGGAATGATGAGAACTCTATGTTGGTAgcgcactgaatgaagactggcctgagtgagcactataagaaccgtggctagctgatgcaccacgatgagctggacgacccgcCTGAGCatgtctgtaagaacgacccctaccgcggtaaacctgaccccctgaaggaacaccgctgaaatcatcggaaccacgaggcctcttagcctccctctcaacccgctcctggttGCGAACTATCTCAATCtaacgagcaatgtcaacaacctcgtcaaaagtagcaccagacactctttctctagtcatgagtaattGCAACTGAAAAATGAGGCCATCTATGAATTTCCTGATCCTTTCCTTGTCTGTGGGAATCAactagatagcatgacgggccaattctaaaatctcatctcatactatgtCACGAACATATCGCCCTGATGAAGCTActtgaactgcctgcgcagctcctctctgcgggactgaggcacgaacttctccaggaatagaccagAGAACTGGGCAGCTgcagccggctgggctggtagtgcccccggtatc
Proteins encoded in this window:
- the LOC107825186 gene encoding uncharacterized protein LOC107825186, with the translated sequence MVREEPLMEEKCNLENEEEEIKKNKKSKNIIEEIAEKLRGEVEEKEKIEAAKEIRKLVRRSSSSGKTRSRFAAAGVIPPLVDMLQLSSSLLAREAALLALLNLASRNERNKIRIVTSGAIPPLVELLKFQNGNLKELATAAILTLSAAATNKPTIAASGVGPLLVQILSSGTVQGRVDAVTALHNLSTSKEDPKLVLDARAVFPLMNLLKDCRKYSKFAEKTTALLEILSNSEEGRDAITNAHNGILTLVETVEDGSLVSTEHAVGALLSLCQSSRDKYRELILKEGSIPGLLRLTAEGTPQAQERARTLLDLLRDSPPENKFSSSMLERIVYDFAAQVDGNDKAAETAKRLLQDMVHRSMELSMSRLQLRASSCTPSKVQSV